Proteins encoded within one genomic window of Festucalex cinctus isolate MCC-2025b chromosome 18, RoL_Fcin_1.0, whole genome shotgun sequence:
- the auts2a gene encoding autism susceptibility gene 2 protein homolog isoform X10, translating to MIKSSWFYVKFKYNEKLKPGQRKRKDSDSESVSGESKPSMRSSSRDRLTDCDTETDQDDNKVSDASSEKFFNTAVLKVPEFGIDALSANGSQVPHGPGLVKVSGLERSQERSQESCRDSQPPSSSTPSRPLLPQSLPPPPTQPQPFLPKSPSSRKTQPVNTTQAPASSHPRTLSEAPPSPQTRAAVPLAQDRKHSPTTPPPRSQRHPELLSLARSLHRTGSHPQPPSPAPLSHHTQQQQQQQQHSQAGPQRPPSRCHPRPLSAYNVLNLNGHSGSRSSTPGSKPQGPPAPSSHPPHHRHHHHHHHPPPPVPGAAPSSFPLPLAANHSTPHSFPPALQSSPHPHHPNMFAPPAALPPPPPLTSSTLPVPGHPAAGSAYSEQDLLRQELNTRFLASQSADRGASLGPPPYLRTEFHQHQHQHQHQHQHTHQHTHQHTFTPFPHAIMPTPAPSMVRTPARNFDKYPTKVDPFYRHSLFHSYPPAMSGLPPVIPPTGPFSSLQGAFQPKTSNPLDVSSRPGAVPHTFLQKDPRLADPFRPILRKPGKWCAMHVHTAWQIYHHQQKVKQMQVDPHKLDFGLKPEFLSRPPGPSLFGAIHHPSDLARPATLFSAAGPTHPSAGPFSHPPHHPANFLTPAPHFEPFSRPPTFGGLGALSSSAFGGLGNPALTANSMFGHKDGPNSQQHFAGAANSNHQEPWNRLHRTPPSFPTPPPWLKPGDSERSASVSSHERDRDSDKRDSVSSKDDKDRESVEKRHPSHPSPVPANPISLLGHNRPPEHHRNHLPPSSADPQRDKENKAKEREREMADSWKEGSTDDHKLKDNQHSEKDPPAVHDGRVSEDKVANRGATSPYIRQTSLERPNGGLSRELAEKKGELPFENKKNSEVKVKEERKEDQEGAAEKSGEHPSAPSAPNLHPPSSMPMPMSMAGVHPINNMSSLERTRVVAPFMGISPIPGAERFPYPAFHWDPMRDPYRGLDIHRRDPLARDLLLRNDPLHRLAAPRLYEAERSYREREPHDFNRDHVHPLALEQRREHERAQLEERERLLREDYEHGRIHPAMHHPALDGHLPHHAQGLMAPGLPGMHYSRVSPAAAAAVAAAHQNSILNKTPPTASLSAPPPLIPTLGARPGSPRRTAPLAADIRDRPPHKDIEAR from the exons TCCCAGAATTTGGCATCGATGCGCTCTCCGCCAATGGCAGCCAGGTGCCTCACGGCCCAGGCCTCGTCAAGGTGTCAGGCCTAGAGCGCAGTCAAGAGAGGAGCCAGGAGAGCTGCAGGGACTCCCAACCTCCTTCATCCAGCACCCCAAGTCGGCCTCTGCTCCCCCAGTCCCTGCCCCCGCCTCCGACGCAGCCCCAACCTTTCCTCCCGAAGTCCCCGTCCTCACGGAAGACCCAGCCAGTCAACACTACTCAGGCGCCGGCCTCCAGTCATCCACGCACACTTTCGGAGGCTCCGCCCAGCCCTCAGACTCGCGCAGCCGTGCCTCTCGCCCAGGACCGCAAGCACTCGCCGACGACGCCCCCTCCCCGGTCCCAGCGCCACCCAGAACTGCTGTCCCTAGCCCGGTCTCTACATAGAACCGGGAGTCATCCACAACCACCGTCGCCTGCTCCTCTGAGCCACCACACtcaacaacagcaacagcagcagcagcacagccAGGCAGGGCCTCAGCGGCCCCCTTCACGCTGCCACCCGCGGCCCCTTTCTGCTTACAACGTCCTCAACCTCAACGGTCACAG CGGCAGCAGGAGTAGCACCCCGGGGAGCAAGCCCCAAGGGCCCCCTGCTCCTTCCTCGCaccccccccaccaccgccaccaccaccaccaccaccacccgccTCCTCCCGTGCCAGGCGCCGCCCCGTCGAGCTTCCCCTTGCCTCTGGCGGCGAACCACAGCACCCCCCACAGCTTCCCCCCTGCATTGCAGTCCTCACCGCACCCTCATCACCCCAATATGTTCGCTCCTCCAGCGGCTTTGCCTCCACCGCCACCGCTGACGTCTAGCACCCTGCCAGTACCGGGACATCCTGCTGCTGGGAGTGCCTACTcgg AGCAAGACCTTCTGCGGCAGGAGCTCAACACGCGTTTCCTGGCCTCCCAGAGCGCCGACCGTGGCGCTTCGCTGGGGCCCCCGCCCTACCTGCGCACCGAGTTCCACCAGCACCAGCATCAGCACCAGCATCAGCACCAACACACCCACCAGCACACGCACCAGCACACCTTCACGCCATTCCCCCACGCCATTATGCCCACCCCAGCACCGTCCATGGTGCGTACCCCTGCCAGAAAT TTTGACAAATACCCAACTAAAGTCGACCCCTTCTACAGACACAGT CTCTTTCACTCGTACCCACCGGCCATGTCGGGCCTCCCCCCTGTCATCCCTCCAACTGGGCCCTTCAGCTCACTGCAGGGCGCATTTCAGCCCAAG ACCTCGAATCCTCTCGATGTGTCCTCGAGGCCTGGCGCTGTCCCACATACTTTCTTACAGAAGGACCCGAGG CTAGCGGATCCGTTTCGGCCCATTCTCAGG AAGCCGGGAAAGTGGTGTGCCATGCACGTCCACACTGCCTGGCAGATATACCACCATCAACAAAAAGTCAAG CAGATGCAGGTCGACCCTCACAAGTTAGACTTTGGCCTCAAGCCCGAGTTCCTGAGTCGACCCCCGGGCCCGAGCCTCTTCGGCGCCATCCATCACCCCAGTGACCTGGCACGGCCCGCCACGCTCTTCTCTGCTGCAG GTCCAACCCACCCATCGGCAGGTCCCTTCAGCCATCCGCCGCACCACCCCGCCAACTTCCTCACCCCAGCACCTCACTTCG aacctTTCAGTCGGCCGCCCACCTTCGGCGGGCTGGGAGCTCTCAGTTCATCAGCGTTCGGAGGACTGGGAAATCCGGCACTAA CGGCCAACTCCATGTTCGGCCATAAAGATGGCCCCAACTCGCAGCAGCACTTTGCCGGCGCTGCCAACAGCAACCACCAGGAGCCCTGGAACCGCCTGCACCGCACGCCGCCGTCCTTCCCCACGCCCCCGCCCTGGCTAAAACCCGGCGACTCGGAGAGGAGCGCCTCGGTCAGCTCGCACGAGAGGGACCGGGATTCTGACAAACGGGACTCGGTTAGCAGTAAAGACGACAAAGACAG GGAATCTGTGGAGAAACGTCACCCGAGCCACCCCTCCCCGGTCCCGGCGAACCCCATCAGTCTTCTCGGTCACAATCGCCCCCCCGAGCACCATCGGAACCACCTGCCCCCTTCCTCCGCAGACCCTCAGAGAGACAAGGAGAACAAGGCCAAAGAGCGAGAAAGGGAAATGGCTGATTCTTGGAAAGAGGGCAGCACGGACGACCACAAGCTGAAAGACAACCAGCACAGTGAGAAGGACCCGCCCGCCGTCCACGACGGGAGAGTATCAGAGGACAAAGTGGCCAACAGGGGCGCGACCTCGCCTTACATCCGACAGACGAGCCTGGAGCGTCCCAACGGGGGCCTGAGCAGGGAGCTCGCCGAGAAGAAAGGAGAGCTTCCGTTTGAGAACAAGAAGAACAGCGAGGTGAAAGTGaaagaagagcgaaaggaggACCAAGAGGGGGCGGCGGAGAAAAGCGGCGAGCACCCGTCGGCGCCGTCGGCGCCCAACCTCCACCCGCCGTCCTCGATGCCGATGCCCATGAGCATGGCGGGGGTTCATCCGATCAACAACATGAGCAGTCTTGAGAGAACTCGAGTGGTGGCGCCCTTCATGGGTATCAGCCCAATCCCGGGCGCGGAACGCTTCCCCTACCCCGCCTTCCACTGGGACCCAATGAGGGACCCTTACCGGGGATTGGACATCCACCGACGGGACCCCCTGGCTCGGGATCTGTTGCTCAGGAACGATCCCCTCCACCGCCTGGCGGCTCCGCGCCTTTACGAGGCCGAGCGTTCCTACAGGGAGCGCGAGCCTCACGATTTCAACCGCGACCACGTGCATCCTCTCGCCTTGGAGCAGAGGAGGGAGCACGAGCGCGCTCAGCTGGAGGAGCGCGAGCGCCTCCTCAGAGAGGACTACGAGCACGGGCGCATCCACCCCGCCATGCACCACCCGGCCCTCGACGGACACCTCCCCCACCACGCCCAGGGCCTCATGGCCCCGGGACTGCCGGGCATGCACTACTCCAGGGTCAGCCCTGCGGCggccgccgccgtcgccgccgccCACCAGAACAGTATTCTGAATAAAACTCCGCCCACCGCCTCCCTTAGCGCCCCGCCCCCACTCAtccccacgttgggcgccagACCTGGCTCGCCTAGACGGACCGCTCCCCTGGCGGCCGATATCAGAGACAGACCTCCTCACAAGGACATCGAGGCACGGTGA
- the auts2a gene encoding autism susceptibility gene 2 protein homolog isoform X6 → MIKSSWFYVKFKYNEKLKPGQRKRKDSDSESVSGESKPSMRSSSRDRLTDCDTETDQDDNKVSDASSEKFFNTAVLKVPEFGIDALSANGSQVPHGPGLVKVSGLERSQERSQESCRDSQPPSSSTPSRPLLPQSLPPPPTQPQPFLPKSPSSRKTQPVNTTQAPASSHPRTLSEAPPSPQTRAAVPLAQDRKHSPTTPPPRSQRHPELLSLARSLHRTGSHPQPPSPAPLSHHTQQQQQQQQHSQAGPQRPPSRCHPRPLSAYNVLNLNGHSGSRSSTPGSKPQGPPAPSSHPPHHRHHHHHHHPPPPVPGAAPSSFPLPLAANHSTPHSFPPALQSSPHPHHPNMFAPPAALPPPPPLTSSTLPVPGHPAAGSAYSEQDLLRQELNTRFLASQSADRGASLGPPPYLRTEFHQHQHQHQHQHQHTHQHTHQHTFTPFPHAIMPTPAPSMVRTPARNFDKYPTKVDPFYRHSLFHSYPPAMSGLPPVIPPTGPFSSLQGAFQPKTSNPLDVSSRPGAVPHTFLQKDPRLADPFRPILRKPGKWCAMHVHTAWQIYHHQQKVKQQMQVDPHKLDFGLKPEFLSRPPGPSLFGAIHHPSDLARPATLFSAAGPTHPSAGPFSHPPHHPANFLTPAPHFEPFSRPPTFGGLGALSSSAFGGLGNPALKSLTAANSMFGHKDGPNSQQHFAGAANSNHQEPWNRLHRTPPSFPTPPPWLKPGDSERSASVSSHERDRDSDKRDSVSSKDDKDRESVEKRHPSHPSPVPANPISLLGHNRPPEHHRNHLPPSSADPQRDKENKAKEREREMADSWKEGSTDDHKLKDNQHSEKDPPAVHDGRVSEDKVANRGATSPYIRQTSLERPNGGLSRELAEKKGELPFENKKNSEVKVKEERKEDQEGAAEKSGEHPSAPSAPNLHPPSSMPMPMSMAGVHPINNMSSLERTRVVAPFMGISPIPGAERFPYPAFHWDPMRDPYRGLDIHRRDPLARDLLLRNDPLHRLAAPRLYEAERSYREREPHDFNRDHVHPLALEQRREHERAQLEERERLLREDYEHGRIHPAMHHPALDGHLPHHAQGLMAPGLPGMHYSRVSPAAAAAVAAAHQNSILNKTPPTASLSAPPPLIPTLGARPGSPRRTAPLAADIRDRPPHKDIEAR, encoded by the exons TCCCAGAATTTGGCATCGATGCGCTCTCCGCCAATGGCAGCCAGGTGCCTCACGGCCCAGGCCTCGTCAAGGTGTCAGGCCTAGAGCGCAGTCAAGAGAGGAGCCAGGAGAGCTGCAGGGACTCCCAACCTCCTTCATCCAGCACCCCAAGTCGGCCTCTGCTCCCCCAGTCCCTGCCCCCGCCTCCGACGCAGCCCCAACCTTTCCTCCCGAAGTCCCCGTCCTCACGGAAGACCCAGCCAGTCAACACTACTCAGGCGCCGGCCTCCAGTCATCCACGCACACTTTCGGAGGCTCCGCCCAGCCCTCAGACTCGCGCAGCCGTGCCTCTCGCCCAGGACCGCAAGCACTCGCCGACGACGCCCCCTCCCCGGTCCCAGCGCCACCCAGAACTGCTGTCCCTAGCCCGGTCTCTACATAGAACCGGGAGTCATCCACAACCACCGTCGCCTGCTCCTCTGAGCCACCACACtcaacaacagcaacagcagcagcagcacagccAGGCAGGGCCTCAGCGGCCCCCTTCACGCTGCCACCCGCGGCCCCTTTCTGCTTACAACGTCCTCAACCTCAACGGTCACAG CGGCAGCAGGAGTAGCACCCCGGGGAGCAAGCCCCAAGGGCCCCCTGCTCCTTCCTCGCaccccccccaccaccgccaccaccaccaccaccaccacccgccTCCTCCCGTGCCAGGCGCCGCCCCGTCGAGCTTCCCCTTGCCTCTGGCGGCGAACCACAGCACCCCCCACAGCTTCCCCCCTGCATTGCAGTCCTCACCGCACCCTCATCACCCCAATATGTTCGCTCCTCCAGCGGCTTTGCCTCCACCGCCACCGCTGACGTCTAGCACCCTGCCAGTACCGGGACATCCTGCTGCTGGGAGTGCCTACTcgg AGCAAGACCTTCTGCGGCAGGAGCTCAACACGCGTTTCCTGGCCTCCCAGAGCGCCGACCGTGGCGCTTCGCTGGGGCCCCCGCCCTACCTGCGCACCGAGTTCCACCAGCACCAGCATCAGCACCAGCATCAGCACCAACACACCCACCAGCACACGCACCAGCACACCTTCACGCCATTCCCCCACGCCATTATGCCCACCCCAGCACCGTCCATGGTGCGTACCCCTGCCAGAAAT TTTGACAAATACCCAACTAAAGTCGACCCCTTCTACAGACACAGT CTCTTTCACTCGTACCCACCGGCCATGTCGGGCCTCCCCCCTGTCATCCCTCCAACTGGGCCCTTCAGCTCACTGCAGGGCGCATTTCAGCCCAAG ACCTCGAATCCTCTCGATGTGTCCTCGAGGCCTGGCGCTGTCCCACATACTTTCTTACAGAAGGACCCGAGG CTAGCGGATCCGTTTCGGCCCATTCTCAGG AAGCCGGGAAAGTGGTGTGCCATGCACGTCCACACTGCCTGGCAGATATACCACCATCAACAAAAAGTCAAG CAGCAGATGCAGGTCGACCCTCACAAGTTAGACTTTGGCCTCAAGCCCGAGTTCCTGAGTCGACCCCCGGGCCCGAGCCTCTTCGGCGCCATCCATCACCCCAGTGACCTGGCACGGCCCGCCACGCTCTTCTCTGCTGCAG GTCCAACCCACCCATCGGCAGGTCCCTTCAGCCATCCGCCGCACCACCCCGCCAACTTCCTCACCCCAGCACCTCACTTCG aacctTTCAGTCGGCCGCCCACCTTCGGCGGGCTGGGAGCTCTCAGTTCATCAGCGTTCGGAGGACTGGGAAATCCGGCACTAA AATCCCTGACAGCGGCCAACTCCATGTTCGGCCATAAAGATGGCCCCAACTCGCAGCAGCACTTTGCCGGCGCTGCCAACAGCAACCACCAGGAGCCCTGGAACCGCCTGCACCGCACGCCGCCGTCCTTCCCCACGCCCCCGCCCTGGCTAAAACCCGGCGACTCGGAGAGGAGCGCCTCGGTCAGCTCGCACGAGAGGGACCGGGATTCTGACAAACGGGACTCGGTTAGCAGTAAAGACGACAAAGACAG GGAATCTGTGGAGAAACGTCACCCGAGCCACCCCTCCCCGGTCCCGGCGAACCCCATCAGTCTTCTCGGTCACAATCGCCCCCCCGAGCACCATCGGAACCACCTGCCCCCTTCCTCCGCAGACCCTCAGAGAGACAAGGAGAACAAGGCCAAAGAGCGAGAAAGGGAAATGGCTGATTCTTGGAAAGAGGGCAGCACGGACGACCACAAGCTGAAAGACAACCAGCACAGTGAGAAGGACCCGCCCGCCGTCCACGACGGGAGAGTATCAGAGGACAAAGTGGCCAACAGGGGCGCGACCTCGCCTTACATCCGACAGACGAGCCTGGAGCGTCCCAACGGGGGCCTGAGCAGGGAGCTCGCCGAGAAGAAAGGAGAGCTTCCGTTTGAGAACAAGAAGAACAGCGAGGTGAAAGTGaaagaagagcgaaaggaggACCAAGAGGGGGCGGCGGAGAAAAGCGGCGAGCACCCGTCGGCGCCGTCGGCGCCCAACCTCCACCCGCCGTCCTCGATGCCGATGCCCATGAGCATGGCGGGGGTTCATCCGATCAACAACATGAGCAGTCTTGAGAGAACTCGAGTGGTGGCGCCCTTCATGGGTATCAGCCCAATCCCGGGCGCGGAACGCTTCCCCTACCCCGCCTTCCACTGGGACCCAATGAGGGACCCTTACCGGGGATTGGACATCCACCGACGGGACCCCCTGGCTCGGGATCTGTTGCTCAGGAACGATCCCCTCCACCGCCTGGCGGCTCCGCGCCTTTACGAGGCCGAGCGTTCCTACAGGGAGCGCGAGCCTCACGATTTCAACCGCGACCACGTGCATCCTCTCGCCTTGGAGCAGAGGAGGGAGCACGAGCGCGCTCAGCTGGAGGAGCGCGAGCGCCTCCTCAGAGAGGACTACGAGCACGGGCGCATCCACCCCGCCATGCACCACCCGGCCCTCGACGGACACCTCCCCCACCACGCCCAGGGCCTCATGGCCCCGGGACTGCCGGGCATGCACTACTCCAGGGTCAGCCCTGCGGCggccgccgccgtcgccgccgccCACCAGAACAGTATTCTGAATAAAACTCCGCCCACCGCCTCCCTTAGCGCCCCGCCCCCACTCAtccccacgttgggcgccagACCTGGCTCGCCTAGACGGACCGCTCCCCTGGCGGCCGATATCAGAGACAGACCTCCTCACAAGGACATCGAGGCACGGTGA
- the auts2a gene encoding autism susceptibility gene 2 protein homolog isoform X7, with product MLKPGQRKRKDSDSESVSGESKPSMRSSSRDRLTDCDTETDQDDNKVSDASSEKFFNTAVLKVPEFGIDALSANGSQVPHGPGLVKVSGLERSQERSQESCRDSQPPSSSTPSRPLLPQSLPPPPTQPQPFLPKSPSSRKTQPVNTTQAPASSHPRTLSEAPPSPQTRAAVPLAQDRKHSPTTPPPRSQRHPELLSLARSLHRTGSHPQPPSPAPLSHHTQQQQQQQQHSQAGPQRPPSRCHPRPLSAYNVLNLNGHSGSRSSTPGSKPQGPPAPSSHPPHHRHHHHHHHPPPPVPGAAPSSFPLPLAANHSTPHSFPPALQSSPHPHHPNMFAPPAALPPPPPLTSSTLPVPGHPAAGSAYSEQDLLRQELNTRFLASQSADRGASLGPPPYLRTEFHQHQHQHQHQHQHTHQHTHQHTFTPFPHAIMPTPAPSMVRTPARNFDKYPTKVDPFYRHSLFHSYPPAMSGLPPVIPPTGPFSSLQGAFQPKTSNPLDVSSRPGAVPHTFLQKDPRLADPFRPILRKPGKWCAMHVHTAWQIYHHQQKVKQQMQVDPHKLDFGLKPEFLSRPPGPSLFGAIHHPSDLARPATLFSAAGPTHPSAGPFSHPPHHPANFLTPAPHFEPFSRPPTFGGLGALSSSAFGGLGNPALKSLTAANSMFGHKDGPNSQQHFAGAANSNHQEPWNRLHRTPPSFPTPPPWLKPGDSERSASVSSHERDRDSDKRDSVSSKDDKDRESVEKRHPSHPSPVPANPISLLGHNRPPEHHRNHLPPSSADPQRDKENKAKEREREMADSWKEGSTDDHKLKDNQHSEKDPPAVHDGRVSEDKVANRGATSPYIRQTSLERPNGGLSRELAEKKGELPFENKKNSEVKVKEERKEDQEGAAEKSGEHPSAPSAPNLHPPSSMPMPMSMAGVHPINNMSSLERTRVVAPFMGISPIPGAERFPYPAFHWDPMRDPYRGLDIHRRDPLARDLLLRNDPLHRLAAPRLYEAERSYREREPHDFNRDHVHPLALEQRREHERAQLEERERLLREDYEHGRIHPAMHHPALDGHLPHHAQGLMAPGLPGMHYSRVSPAAAAAVAAAHQNSILNKTPPTASLSAPPPLIPTLGARPGSPRRTAPLAADIRDRPPHKDIEAR from the exons TCCCAGAATTTGGCATCGATGCGCTCTCCGCCAATGGCAGCCAGGTGCCTCACGGCCCAGGCCTCGTCAAGGTGTCAGGCCTAGAGCGCAGTCAAGAGAGGAGCCAGGAGAGCTGCAGGGACTCCCAACCTCCTTCATCCAGCACCCCAAGTCGGCCTCTGCTCCCCCAGTCCCTGCCCCCGCCTCCGACGCAGCCCCAACCTTTCCTCCCGAAGTCCCCGTCCTCACGGAAGACCCAGCCAGTCAACACTACTCAGGCGCCGGCCTCCAGTCATCCACGCACACTTTCGGAGGCTCCGCCCAGCCCTCAGACTCGCGCAGCCGTGCCTCTCGCCCAGGACCGCAAGCACTCGCCGACGACGCCCCCTCCCCGGTCCCAGCGCCACCCAGAACTGCTGTCCCTAGCCCGGTCTCTACATAGAACCGGGAGTCATCCACAACCACCGTCGCCTGCTCCTCTGAGCCACCACACtcaacaacagcaacagcagcagcagcacagccAGGCAGGGCCTCAGCGGCCCCCTTCACGCTGCCACCCGCGGCCCCTTTCTGCTTACAACGTCCTCAACCTCAACGGTCACAG CGGCAGCAGGAGTAGCACCCCGGGGAGCAAGCCCCAAGGGCCCCCTGCTCCTTCCTCGCaccccccccaccaccgccaccaccaccaccaccaccacccgccTCCTCCCGTGCCAGGCGCCGCCCCGTCGAGCTTCCCCTTGCCTCTGGCGGCGAACCACAGCACCCCCCACAGCTTCCCCCCTGCATTGCAGTCCTCACCGCACCCTCATCACCCCAATATGTTCGCTCCTCCAGCGGCTTTGCCTCCACCGCCACCGCTGACGTCTAGCACCCTGCCAGTACCGGGACATCCTGCTGCTGGGAGTGCCTACTcgg AGCAAGACCTTCTGCGGCAGGAGCTCAACACGCGTTTCCTGGCCTCCCAGAGCGCCGACCGTGGCGCTTCGCTGGGGCCCCCGCCCTACCTGCGCACCGAGTTCCACCAGCACCAGCATCAGCACCAGCATCAGCACCAACACACCCACCAGCACACGCACCAGCACACCTTCACGCCATTCCCCCACGCCATTATGCCCACCCCAGCACCGTCCATGGTGCGTACCCCTGCCAGAAAT TTTGACAAATACCCAACTAAAGTCGACCCCTTCTACAGACACAGT CTCTTTCACTCGTACCCACCGGCCATGTCGGGCCTCCCCCCTGTCATCCCTCCAACTGGGCCCTTCAGCTCACTGCAGGGCGCATTTCAGCCCAAG ACCTCGAATCCTCTCGATGTGTCCTCGAGGCCTGGCGCTGTCCCACATACTTTCTTACAGAAGGACCCGAGG CTAGCGGATCCGTTTCGGCCCATTCTCAGG AAGCCGGGAAAGTGGTGTGCCATGCACGTCCACACTGCCTGGCAGATATACCACCATCAACAAAAAGTCAAG CAGCAGATGCAGGTCGACCCTCACAAGTTAGACTTTGGCCTCAAGCCCGAGTTCCTGAGTCGACCCCCGGGCCCGAGCCTCTTCGGCGCCATCCATCACCCCAGTGACCTGGCACGGCCCGCCACGCTCTTCTCTGCTGCAG GTCCAACCCACCCATCGGCAGGTCCCTTCAGCCATCCGCCGCACCACCCCGCCAACTTCCTCACCCCAGCACCTCACTTCG aacctTTCAGTCGGCCGCCCACCTTCGGCGGGCTGGGAGCTCTCAGTTCATCAGCGTTCGGAGGACTGGGAAATCCGGCACTAA AATCCCTGACAGCGGCCAACTCCATGTTCGGCCATAAAGATGGCCCCAACTCGCAGCAGCACTTTGCCGGCGCTGCCAACAGCAACCACCAGGAGCCCTGGAACCGCCTGCACCGCACGCCGCCGTCCTTCCCCACGCCCCCGCCCTGGCTAAAACCCGGCGACTCGGAGAGGAGCGCCTCGGTCAGCTCGCACGAGAGGGACCGGGATTCTGACAAACGGGACTCGGTTAGCAGTAAAGACGACAAAGACAG GGAATCTGTGGAGAAACGTCACCCGAGCCACCCCTCCCCGGTCCCGGCGAACCCCATCAGTCTTCTCGGTCACAATCGCCCCCCCGAGCACCATCGGAACCACCTGCCCCCTTCCTCCGCAGACCCTCAGAGAGACAAGGAGAACAAGGCCAAAGAGCGAGAAAGGGAAATGGCTGATTCTTGGAAAGAGGGCAGCACGGACGACCACAAGCTGAAAGACAACCAGCACAGTGAGAAGGACCCGCCCGCCGTCCACGACGGGAGAGTATCAGAGGACAAAGTGGCCAACAGGGGCGCGACCTCGCCTTACATCCGACAGACGAGCCTGGAGCGTCCCAACGGGGGCCTGAGCAGGGAGCTCGCCGAGAAGAAAGGAGAGCTTCCGTTTGAGAACAAGAAGAACAGCGAGGTGAAAGTGaaagaagagcgaaaggaggACCAAGAGGGGGCGGCGGAGAAAAGCGGCGAGCACCCGTCGGCGCCGTCGGCGCCCAACCTCCACCCGCCGTCCTCGATGCCGATGCCCATGAGCATGGCGGGGGTTCATCCGATCAACAACATGAGCAGTCTTGAGAGAACTCGAGTGGTGGCGCCCTTCATGGGTATCAGCCCAATCCCGGGCGCGGAACGCTTCCCCTACCCCGCCTTCCACTGGGACCCAATGAGGGACCCTTACCGGGGATTGGACATCCACCGACGGGACCCCCTGGCTCGGGATCTGTTGCTCAGGAACGATCCCCTCCACCGCCTGGCGGCTCCGCGCCTTTACGAGGCCGAGCGTTCCTACAGGGAGCGCGAGCCTCACGATTTCAACCGCGACCACGTGCATCCTCTCGCCTTGGAGCAGAGGAGGGAGCACGAGCGCGCTCAGCTGGAGGAGCGCGAGCGCCTCCTCAGAGAGGACTACGAGCACGGGCGCATCCACCCCGCCATGCACCACCCGGCCCTCGACGGACACCTCCCCCACCACGCCCAGGGCCTCATGGCCCCGGGACTGCCGGGCATGCACTACTCCAGGGTCAGCCCTGCGGCggccgccgccgtcgccgccgccCACCAGAACAGTATTCTGAATAAAACTCCGCCCACCGCCTCCCTTAGCGCCCCGCCCCCACTCAtccccacgttgggcgccagACCTGGCTCGCCTAGACGGACCGCTCCCCTGGCGGCCGATATCAGAGACAGACCTCCTCACAAGGACATCGAGGCACGGTGA